A region from the Chrysoperla carnea chromosome 4, inChrCarn1.1, whole genome shotgun sequence genome encodes:
- the LOC123298365 gene encoding RNA-binding protein Musashi homolog 2 isoform X3 codes for MNNGGSHSGSSGRSTPQNGCDPAPGKLFVGGLSWQTSSEKLREYFGMFGTVTDVLIMKDPVTQRSRGFGFITFAEPSSVDNVLKVPIHTLDGKKIDPKHATPKNRPKQPNKTKKIFVGGVSQDTSSDEVKAYFNQFGKVEETVMLMDQQTKRHRGFGFVTFENEDVVDRVCEIHFHTIKNKKVECKKAQPKEAVQPGAAQLLGKRIMITGLGMRMAAPNTAGPMAAAAANQLAVAQAQVHVQAAAAAAAAAQAQNAAAVAGYGKIFGAYPPLASYRYSPYPIPTVGAPAGAVPTAAGQAPQAPATALAAAPPLGAATANPYQGYSLTNVDMSSFQGVDWSSMYGMGMYV; via the exons ATGAATAATGGTGGAAGTCATTCTGGATCATCTGGCCGATCAACCCCACAAAATGGTTGTGATCCAGCGCCGGGTAAATTATTTGTTGGTGGACTTAGTTGGCAGACGTCCAGTGAAAAGCTACGCGAATATTTTGGAATGTTCGGAACAGTAACAGACGTTCTAATCATGAAAGATCCTGTGACGCAG aGAAGTCGTGGTTTTGGATTTATAACATTCGCTGAACCAAGTAGTGTTGATAATGTACTTAAAGTGCCTATCCATACATTAGATGGTAAGAAAATTGATCCAAAACATGCAACACCTAAAAATCGACCAAAACAgccaaataaaacaaaaaaaatatttgttggtgGTGTTAGTCAAGATACAAGCTCTGACGAAGTTAAAGcgtattttaatcaatttggtAAAGTTGAGGAGACCGTTATGTTAATGGATCAACAGACAAAACGTCATCGAGGTTTTGGATTTGTCACGTTCGAAAACGAGGATGTTGTGGATCGTGTATGTGAAATACATTTTCatacaatcaaaaataaaaaagttgaatgTAAGAAAGCACAACCAAAGGAAGCTGTGCAACCTGGTGCTGCACAATTATTAGGCAAACGTATTATGATTACTGGTTTGGGTATGCGCATGGCTGCTCCAAACACAGCTGGACCAATGGCCGCGGCCGCAGCCAATCAATTAGCTGTGGCACAAGCACAGGTACATGTTCAAGCGGCAGCCGCTGCCGCAGCTGCGGCTCAAGCACAAAATGCAGCGGCAGTCGCTGGCTATGGTAAAATATTTGGTGCATATCCACCATTAGCGAGTTATCGTTATTCACCATATCCAATACCAACGGTGGGTGCTCCGGCCGGGGCTGTACCAACAGCGGCTGGGCAAGCACCCCAAGCACCCGCGACGGCATTAGCCGCTGCACCACCATTAGGCGCTGCAACAGCAAACCCTTATCAAGGATATAGTTTAACAAATGTAGACATGTCTAGTTTCCAGGGTGTGGATTGGAGCTCCATGTATGGCATGGGCATGTATGTTTGA
- the LOC123298365 gene encoding RNA-binding protein Musashi homolog 2 isoform X1: MLFETPTGKKIFPYTLPPPPQLPLPIPPNVGSTIDRNNGLIEHELHTTLQPMNNGGSHSGSSGRSTPQNGCDPAPGKLFVGGLSWQTSSEKLREYFGMFGTVTDVLIMKDPVTQRSRGFGFITFAEPSSVDNVLKVPIHTLDGKKIDPKHATPKNRPKQPNKTKKIFVGGVSQDTSSDEVKAYFNQFGKVEETVMLMDQQTKRHRGFGFVTFENEDVVDRVCEIHFHTIKNKKVECKKAQPKEAVQPGAAQLLGKRIMITGLGMRMAAPNTAGPMAAAAANQLAVAQAQVHVQAAAAAAAAAQAQNAAAVAGYGKIFGAYPPLASYRYSPYPIPTVGAPAGAVPTAAGQAPQAPATALAAAPPLGAATANPYQGYSLTNVDMSSFQGVDWSSMYGMGMYV, from the exons atgttgtttGAAACTCCTACAGGGAAAAAGATTTTCCCATACACATTACCACCGCCACCACAATTGCCTTTACCAATTCCTCCAAATGTTGg CTCAACGATTGACAGAAACAATGGATTAATTGAACATGAATTACATACAACGTTACAACCAATGAATAATGGTGGAAGTCATTCTGGATCATCTGGCCGATCAACCCCACAAAATGGTTGTGATCCAGCGCCGGGTAAATTATTTGTTGGTGGACTTAGTTGGCAGACGTCCAGTGAAAAGCTACGCGAATATTTTGGAATGTTCGGAACAGTAACAGACGTTCTAATCATGAAAGATCCTGTGACGCAG aGAAGTCGTGGTTTTGGATTTATAACATTCGCTGAACCAAGTAGTGTTGATAATGTACTTAAAGTGCCTATCCATACATTAGATGGTAAGAAAATTGATCCAAAACATGCAACACCTAAAAATCGACCAAAACAgccaaataaaacaaaaaaaatatttgttggtgGTGTTAGTCAAGATACAAGCTCTGACGAAGTTAAAGcgtattttaatcaatttggtAAAGTTGAGGAGACCGTTATGTTAATGGATCAACAGACAAAACGTCATCGAGGTTTTGGATTTGTCACGTTCGAAAACGAGGATGTTGTGGATCGTGTATGTGAAATACATTTTCatacaatcaaaaataaaaaagttgaatgTAAGAAAGCACAACCAAAGGAAGCTGTGCAACCTGGTGCTGCACAATTATTAGGCAAACGTATTATGATTACTGGTTTGGGTATGCGCATGGCTGCTCCAAACACAGCTGGACCAATGGCCGCGGCCGCAGCCAATCAATTAGCTGTGGCACAAGCACAGGTACATGTTCAAGCGGCAGCCGCTGCCGCAGCTGCGGCTCAAGCACAAAATGCAGCGGCAGTCGCTGGCTATGGTAAAATATTTGGTGCATATCCACCATTAGCGAGTTATCGTTATTCACCATATCCAATACCAACGGTGGGTGCTCCGGCCGGGGCTGTACCAACAGCGGCTGGGCAAGCACCCCAAGCACCCGCGACGGCATTAGCCGCTGCACCACCATTAGGCGCTGCAACAGCAAACCCTTATCAAGGATATAGTTTAACAAATGTAGACATGTCTAGTTTCCAGGGTGTGGATTGGAGCTCCATGTATGGCATGGGCATGTATGTTTGA
- the LOC123298365 gene encoding RNA-binding protein Musashi homolog 2 isoform X2, with protein sequence MAVTVFPKLELKCSTIDRNNGLIEHELHTTLQPMNNGGSHSGSSGRSTPQNGCDPAPGKLFVGGLSWQTSSEKLREYFGMFGTVTDVLIMKDPVTQRSRGFGFITFAEPSSVDNVLKVPIHTLDGKKIDPKHATPKNRPKQPNKTKKIFVGGVSQDTSSDEVKAYFNQFGKVEETVMLMDQQTKRHRGFGFVTFENEDVVDRVCEIHFHTIKNKKVECKKAQPKEAVQPGAAQLLGKRIMITGLGMRMAAPNTAGPMAAAAANQLAVAQAQVHVQAAAAAAAAAQAQNAAAVAGYGKIFGAYPPLASYRYSPYPIPTVGAPAGAVPTAAGQAPQAPATALAAAPPLGAATANPYQGYSLTNVDMSSFQGVDWSSMYGMGMYV encoded by the exons CTCAACGATTGACAGAAACAATGGATTAATTGAACATGAATTACATACAACGTTACAACCAATGAATAATGGTGGAAGTCATTCTGGATCATCTGGCCGATCAACCCCACAAAATGGTTGTGATCCAGCGCCGGGTAAATTATTTGTTGGTGGACTTAGTTGGCAGACGTCCAGTGAAAAGCTACGCGAATATTTTGGAATGTTCGGAACAGTAACAGACGTTCTAATCATGAAAGATCCTGTGACGCAG aGAAGTCGTGGTTTTGGATTTATAACATTCGCTGAACCAAGTAGTGTTGATAATGTACTTAAAGTGCCTATCCATACATTAGATGGTAAGAAAATTGATCCAAAACATGCAACACCTAAAAATCGACCAAAACAgccaaataaaacaaaaaaaatatttgttggtgGTGTTAGTCAAGATACAAGCTCTGACGAAGTTAAAGcgtattttaatcaatttggtAAAGTTGAGGAGACCGTTATGTTAATGGATCAACAGACAAAACGTCATCGAGGTTTTGGATTTGTCACGTTCGAAAACGAGGATGTTGTGGATCGTGTATGTGAAATACATTTTCatacaatcaaaaataaaaaagttgaatgTAAGAAAGCACAACCAAAGGAAGCTGTGCAACCTGGTGCTGCACAATTATTAGGCAAACGTATTATGATTACTGGTTTGGGTATGCGCATGGCTGCTCCAAACACAGCTGGACCAATGGCCGCGGCCGCAGCCAATCAATTAGCTGTGGCACAAGCACAGGTACATGTTCAAGCGGCAGCCGCTGCCGCAGCTGCGGCTCAAGCACAAAATGCAGCGGCAGTCGCTGGCTATGGTAAAATATTTGGTGCATATCCACCATTAGCGAGTTATCGTTATTCACCATATCCAATACCAACGGTGGGTGCTCCGGCCGGGGCTGTACCAACAGCGGCTGGGCAAGCACCCCAAGCACCCGCGACGGCATTAGCCGCTGCACCACCATTAGGCGCTGCAACAGCAAACCCTTATCAAGGATATAGTTTAACAAATGTAGACATGTCTAGTTTCCAGGGTGTGGATTGGAGCTCCATGTATGGCATGGGCATGTATGTTTGA